The following are encoded in a window of Pyrenophora tritici-repentis strain M4 chromosome 6, whole genome shotgun sequence genomic DNA:
- a CDS encoding BTB domain containing protein: MGSSTIYVEPMLCRWPPTKPLPTAYGEPVAIISLDKVKGKKMVLRIYRGVLSHYAPVFGKLVEPEGVSEDTIYLKDVSSDTFSIFIDWVNTSNIYIPSLALDDTWQSFIDAHEFAKVYGIQDFENRVLDAFYSTLSKAPYISFHAMTIVYNGTDGTS, from the coding sequence ATGGGTTCCAGCACGATCTACGTCGAGCCTATGCTTTGCCGCTGGCCTCCAACAAAACCCCTACCTACCGCGTACGGCGAACCAGTTGCCATAATTTCATTGGACAAGGTCAAAGGCAAGAAGATGGTCCTCCGCATCTACCGTGGGGTCCTGAGCCATTACGCCCCGGTTTTCGGTAAGCTCGTGGAACCCGAAGGCGTGTCGGAAGATACCATCTACCTCAAAGATGTATCTTCCGATACATTCAGCATCTTCATCGACTGGGTTAATACTAGTAACATCTACATTCCCAGCCTTGCGCTAGACGACACATGGCAATCTTTCATAGATGCTCACGAGTTCGCCAAGGTCTACGGTATCCAGGATTTTGAGAACCGCGTACTCGACGCATTCTACTCTACCCTGAGCAAGGCACCATACATCAGCTTTCATGCCATGACAATCGTTTACAACGGGACCGACGGCACTTCATAA
- a CDS encoding BTB domain containing protein, translating to MPPITVPCCAPYVPPVFTTNSKDVIFKVGHGSECKEFEVEAALVRACPGCFRDWLKKNQKNPNKEMALPDEKPAVFSVFVAFLKTGTIVIPSDDHDTKDDTDEGRSEDIDKDMNDDVYEERNSDTDDPHTNTYIDEGTQTPAIHMLIPLFTFAKDH from the exons ATGCCACCCATTACAGTGCCATGCTGTGCGCCATACGTCCCCCCAGTGTTCACCACCAACAGCAAAGACGTGATTTTCAAAGTTGGCCATGGTAGTGAATGTAAGGAGTTTGAAGTGGAAGCGGCGCTCGTGCGGGCTTGTCCTGGATGCTTCCGCGATTG GCTTAAAAAGAACCAGAAGAACCCAAACAAGGAAATGGCATTACCAGATGAAAAGCCAGCAGTGTTCTCGGTTTTTGTTGCGTTTCTGAAGACTGGCACGATTGTCATCCCCTCCGACGACCATGATACGAAGGACGACACGGATGAAGGCAGAAGCGAAGACATAGATAAAGACATGAATGATGACGTATACGAAGAGAGAAACAGCGACACGGACGACCCACACACCAACACGTATATCGACGAAGGCACACAAACCCCCGCCATCCACATGCTCATTCCGCTATTCACCTTCGCCAAAGACCAT TAG
- a CDS encoding BTB domain containing protein, with amino-acid sequence MGAQPVAAAERIPCSHRPSKLPPSTYDRIFALTVENDCDDFEDKVFHVYREVLKHSSIWFSKRLEDEWKGDTGSMNLHKYKTPFCSAVDIFELFFYWLNTGELAISTFAAHMVLESLATAYEFSNEYDINEFGNALLDAFYLHLVELGVMIPSTIVAIYKLTEEDSEVRRMSAEWVFENGDTAMSTSRRKKIDRDILWETINMSYEHKQGVGYLKRLTKGQRLDHIQNAKDHLCENFHDHDLESIKTDED; translated from the coding sequence ATGGGCGCCCAGCCAGTCGCCGCTGCCGAACGCATACCTTGCAGCCACCGGCCCTCTAAGCTCCCGCCTAGCACCTACGACAGAATCTTCGCATTGACTGTCGAGAACGACTGTGACGACTTCGAAGACAAGGTCTTCCATGTTTACCGTGAGGTCTTGAAACATTCTTCTATCTGGTTCAGCAAACGTTTGGAAGATGAGTGGAAAGGAGATACAGGCTCTATGAACCTCCATAAATACAAAACCCCTTTTTGCTCTGCCGTGGATATTTTCGAACTCTTCTTCTACTGGCTGAACACAGGAGAGCTTGCCATCTCAACCTTCGCCGCGCACATGGTATTGGAGTCTCTGGCTACGGCTTACGAGTTTTCGAACGAGTATGATATTAACGAATTTGGTAATGCTCTTTTAGATGCCTTCTACCTCCATCTTGTTGAGCTGGGCGTGATGATTCCGTCTACCATCGTGGCCATCTACAAACTCACAGAAGAAGATAGTGAGGTGCGACGGATGTCAGCTGAATGGGTCTTTGAGAATGGCGATACTGCTATGTCAACATCTCGTCGCAAAAAAATTGACAGGGATATTCTGTGGGAAACTATCAACATGTCGTACGAGCATAAACAAGGAGTCGGCTATCTGAAGCGCCTAACAAAGGGCCAGCGCCTTGATCATATTCAGAACGCCAAAGATCACCTCTGCGAGAATTTTCACGATCATGACTTGGAGTCAATCAAAACCGATGAGGATTAA
- a CDS encoding Ca2+-dependent lipid-binding protein, contains C2 domain protein: MKDFSLIRDSKSTRFPRDFMAALDKRITKVLMGTERMPEFQDATVKRTFAVFLNAFKDPSFRKNMDKDRRVEDLLLIFYSNATKELGKGKAPGDDSWKLMVDRHVALFLRLVSSILVHYDWAKDRPELAHRLATMEKKLLVHDQDLAAENQRNGGSGGKTVEVEVPRSYEVKDMPLVLVVSRIFAVGYSDVQADIDRYKAVWTEKAALQDLKTYQAHLSLMTKKTLNSDDFDTEEAYEAWKNQEIPDLSQMILAIIQSNPELAKSSPGSVPQFRPKSTLDPLSSGSRQGSVSSENSYVIDQPVDMSGLNISDDPNDTSSYTFIPTDPRATYRAILKEALTYDLADTELEPSEATSEDPPVKLLSKHSAELLNEIAVRWRIPQFSRLVLFLDVIRDKYIDQEISLDTLDAAFNYVKEPPPVDTKSRRMSQIPVQESLFDRSKWTIQDYALNQQILLALHDCLLRELYELMMCVYDPKPPGLGPVMYILESHIYDDPTFPGTEEDMDKFTEQLRQGLRQKAGEVYRELLAKHIPDTKEEWEFFHVIELGRAVVKLCERIQKRYRKNPEVMGASPMMCLVEKMFPAYAADARDLVARIMDVAHSKGEDVPVQDGFDLYKELVEIRRIHSDALPDKSFAFSIEDQLQDFVWRWIQMTDQNLIGWVENAFKADQFQIESQNPIPMDDERHSVSVVDIFRSFNQSIEQIVALNWDNDVQYAKFMTAVSKSIGIALARYCELVEQKFAKEMDRLTPEQEAAANQTRQEKWLSTVKDFYSQKENVEPFQFYPESLVKLNNIEYAMQQLDKLEREIGVDACAEVIQKYSPPPAQRPRNNNFVFTIKIIEAEDLKACDMNGLSDPYVVLGDEYQKRLAKTRVVYRNLNPRWDETIDITTNGPLNVVATIWDWDAMGDHDCVGRTSLKLDPSHFRDYMPREYWLDLDTQGRLLLRVSMEGERDDIQFYFGKSFRTLKRTERDMTRKITDKLSSFIGYKLSRRSLDALLNKGVASKVTNYLGNFRSARPMSVVQGPTQHDIASALGPLFTYFDENFAIMKQTLTDAAMIMVMTRLWKEALATIESLLVPPLSDKLSQQRPLTQQELDIVFKWLKMLFDFFHAVDEDGNVEGVPMDVLKSPKYHELQNLNFFYFEATEDLIRTSESMAAASARRQQEQTQRLNRMSAPPTMGHQFGGAAGLVGMPTRKHKTVMLSRNLGTMKKAKEEKRKEAQAEPNDDMILRILRMRPEAERYLKDRSRQKERLAAAQAAEMIVRQSLNSGGGRMTGPSRR, encoded by the exons ATGAAGGACTTCTCTCTAATAAGAGATTCCAAGAGCACCCGCTTCCCTCGCGACTTCATGGCCGCCCTCGATAAGCGGATAACAAAGGTGCTGATGGGCACAGAGCGCATGCCTGAGTTTCAGGATGCCACGGTCAAGCGGACGTTTGCCGTCTTCTTGAACGCCTTCAAGGATCCGTCTTTTAGGAAGAACATGGACAAGGACAGGAGAGTTGAGGATTTGCTCTTGATCTTCTACTCAAACGCCACAAAGGAGCTGGGCAAAGGCAAGGCGCCAGGAGACGACAGTTGGAAGCTCATGGTGGACCGACATGTTGCTCTCTTCCTACGACTCGTTAGCTCTATCCTCGTGCACTACGATTGGGCCAAGGACCGCCCAGAACTCGCCCATCGACTGGCCACCATGGAAAAGAAGCTTTTGGTACATGATCAGGATCTAGCAGCCGAGAATCAGCGTAATGGCGGGTCGGGAGGCAAAACAGTCGAAGTGGAAGTCCCAAGAAGCTATGAGGTCAAAGATATGCCACTGGTCCTGGTGGTGTCACGCATCTTTGCTGTTGGGTACTCCGACGTGCAAGCCGATATCGATCGATATAAGGCTGTATGGACTGAAAAGGCTGCTTTGCAGGATCTCAAGACCTATCAGGCACATCTGAGTCTCATGACAAAGAAGACGCTCAACAGCGACGACTTTGATACCGAAGAGGCTTATGAGGCGTGGAAGAATCAAGAAATACCAGACCTCTCGCAGATGATTCTAGCCATCATCCAGTCCAACCCGGAACTTGCAAAGAGTTCTCCCGGGTCTGTACCACAATTCAGGCCAAAGTCAACTTTGGACCCCCTCTCTAGTGGATCCAGGCAGGGTTCTGTGTCCTCTGAGAACAGCTACGTCATTGACCAGCCCGTGGACATGAGCGGGCTCAACATCTCAGACGACCCAAATGACACGTCGTCATATACCTTTATACCCACAGATCCACGTGCCACGTACCGTGCGATCCTGAAAGAAGCATTGACGTACGACTTGGCGGATACCGAACTTGAACCAAGCGAGGCAACTAGCGAGGACCCGCCTGTCAAGCTACTGTCAAAGCACTCGGCCGAACTCTTGAACGAGATAGCCGTCAGGTGGCGGATTCCTCAGTTTTCGCGTCTTGTATTGTTCCTGGATGTCATCCGCGACAAGTACATTGACCAAGAAATCAGTCTAGATACTCTCGACGCAGCCTTTAACTACGTCAAGGAGCCCCCGCCAGTAGACACCAAGTCACGTCGAATGAGTCAAATCCCAGTACAAGAATCCTTGTTTGATCGGTCCAAGTGGACAATTCAGGACTATGCACTTAATCAGCAGATCTTGCTAGCGTTACACGACTGCTTGTTGCGTGAACTGTATGAGCTGATGATGTGCGTGTACGACCCCAAACCGCCTGGGCTCGGGCCAGTCATGTACATACTCGAGAGCCACATCTACGACGATCCCACGTTTCCTGGCACAGAGGAAGACATGGACAAGTTCACTGAGCAATTACGCCAGGGCTTGAGACAGAAGGCTGGTGAAGTGTATCGTGAGCTTCTCGCAAAGCATATCCCCGACACCAAAGAAGAGTGGGAATTCTTCCATGTTATCGAGCTTGGACGCGCCGTGGTTAAGCTCTGCGAGCGTATACAGAAGCGGTATCGGAAGAACCCTGAAGTCATGGGCGCTAGCCCTATGATGTGTCTTGTGGAGAAGATGTTTCCTGCGTATGCTGCCGATGCGCGAGACCTGGTTGCGCGGATTATGGATGTTGCGCATAGCAAGGGAGAAGATGTGCCAGTACAAGATGGATTCGACTTGTACAAGGAGCTTGTCGAGATTCGTCGCATACACAGCGATGCTCTACCAGACAAGAGCTTTGCATTTAGCATTGAAGATCAGCTACAGGACTTTGTCTGGAGATGGATTCAAATGACAGACCAAAACTTGATTGGGTGGGTCGAGAACGCCTTCAAGGCAGACCAGTTCCAGATTGAGTCGCAGAATCCCATTCCTATGGACGATGAGCGCCACAGCGTCTCAGTTGTGGACATTTTCCGGTCGTTCAATCAGAGTATCGAGCAGATTGTTGCCCTGAACTGGGATAACGACGTTCAATACGCTAAGTTTATGACAGCCGTGTCAAAATCGATTGGTATCGCACTTGCAAGATACTGCGAGCTTGTGGAGCAAAAGTTCGCCAAAGAGATGGACCGCCTTACGCCCGAGCAGGAAGCTGCTGCTAATCAAACAAGACAAGAGAAGTGGTTGTCTACGGTCAAGGACTTTTACAGCCAAAAGGAGAATGTCGAGCCGTTCCAGTTTTACCCAGAA TCCCTTGTCAAACTCAACAACATCGAGTATGCAATGCAGCAATTAGATAAGCTCGAGCGCGAAATTGGTGTAGACGCTTGTGCAGAGGTTATCCAAAAATACTCTCCGCCACCAGCTCAACGCCCGCGAAACAACAACTTTGTCTTTACCATCAAGATCATCGAGGCTGAAGACCTGAAGGCGTGCGATATGAATGGACTCAGTGATCCTTATGTTGTTCTGGGTGATGAGTACCAAAAGCGTCTGGCAAAGACTCGGGTAGTCTATCGCAACCTGAACCCACGCTGGGATGAGACAATCGACATTACCACCAACGGTCCGCTCAACGTGGTTGCCACGATTTGGGATTGGGATGCCATGGGTGATCATGACTGTGTTGGTCGTACATCACTCAAGTTAGACCCATCGCACTTCCGAGACTACATGCCCCGCGAGTACTGGCTCGATCTGGATACACAAGGTCGCCTGCTGCTGCGTGTGAGTATGGAGGGAGAGCGAGACGACATCCAATTCTACTTTGGCAAGTCATTCAGAACACTTAAGAGGACTGAGCGTGACATGACACGGAAGATTACGGACAAG CTCTCATCCTTTATTGGATACAAGCTCTCTCGCCGGTCGCTTGATGCCCTGCTCAACAAGGGTGTTGCCTCAAAAGTAACGAATTACTTGGGCAACTTCCGATCCGCTCGACCCATGTCGGTTGTCCAAGGTCCTACACAGCACGACATCGCGTCGGCACTTGGTCCTTTGTTCACCTACTTTGACGAGAACTTTGCCATCATGAAGCAAACACTGACTGATGCTGCCATGATCATGGTCATGACGAGATTGTGGAAAGAGGCCTTGGCAACAATAGAGTCCCTACTTGTACCACCACTTTCCGACAAGCTATCACAACAGCGCCCGTTGACTCAACAAGAGCTCGACATCGTTTTCAAGTGGTTGAAGATGTTGTTCGACTTCTTCCACGCAGTTGATGAGGACGGTAACGTTGAGGGTGTACCCATGGACGTTCTCAAGTCGCCGAAATACCACGAGCTCCAAAACCTAAACTTCTTCTACTTTGAGGCGACGGAAGATCTCATCCGCACATCTGAATCCATGGCTGCAGCCAGCGCACGAAGACAACAAGAGCAGACACAACGGTTGAACCGCATGTCTGCACCACCCACCATGGGTCATCAATTCGGTGGTGCTGCGGGACTTGTTGGTATGCCGACTAGAAAACACAAGACTGTCATGCTGTCACGTAACCTGGGTACAATGAAGAAGGCCAAGgaagagaagagaaaagAAGCACAGGCCGAACCCAATGACGATATGATATTGCGTATATTGAGAATGAGGCCCGAGGCGGAACGCTACCTCAAGGATCGAAGTAGACAAAAG GAACGTCTTGCCGCCGCCCAAGCCGCAGAAATGATAGTCCGCCAAAGTCTCAACTCTGGCGGTGGACGTATGACAGGCCCGTCGAGACGTTAA
- a CDS encoding HLH domain containing protein: protein MPDSQSPTNPADRPRLTEAQKKENHIRSEQKRREAIREGFDRLASIVPGLEGQGRSEAVVLGGAIRLMREKIVERQQIIADAQAKGVDTTGWELDKETMEACARQMERTLAEDRQEEKDAEIKRE, encoded by the coding sequence ATGCCCGATTCTCAAAGCCCTACCAACCCTGCCGACCGGCCCCGCCTCACCGAAGCCCAGAAGAAGGAGAACCACATTCGCTCCGAGCAAAAACGCCGCGAAGCCATTAGAGAAGGCTTCGACCGGCTCGCCTCCATCGTGCCTGGCCTCGAAGGTCAAGGACGTAGCGAGGCCGTCGTACTGGGCGGTGCTATAAGACTCATGCGCGAGAAGATTGTGGAGCGCCAGCAGATTATTGCAGACGCACAGGCAAAGGGTGTGGATACAACGGGGTGGGAGTTGGACAAGGAGACGATGGAGGCGTGTGCTCGGCAAATGGAAAGGACGCTTGCAGAGGACCGACAAGAAGAGAAGGACGCAGAGATCAAGAGGGAGTGA
- a CDS encoding PAT1 multi-domain protein codes for MAFSFGFLGDDIEEDPNDTQQDQSQTQRNQDANADTLAPPIPAKAHDFDALLSSLPEKISYSTLSITSPKGFTAKLPRRELFDVRVQIMAEDDDDEVGKEALAGLDTTDLRPNIYEGGYKTWECSLDLVRYLLDRGPRKDLDDLVRVDHVVEMGCGSALPSLLLFQYALRNGLGMYFTLTDYNADVLRLVTVPNLVLAWRAGLGLGERRGVVAAAAGEEGDDGVGDDGGEWEDEGELRITPHLLTAFKKSLEERGITITLISGSWTPVAELLPLIPSTPEMNTFILGSETIYSPASLQAFTDAIVGLMGRVRMGKTVVAAKRVYFGVGGSVDGFREECARRGCVGVEVEFEGLEEGVRRCLVEVQMY; via the exons ATGGCCTTCAGTTTCGGCTTCTTAGGCGACGATATAGAAGAAGACCCAAACGACACCCAGCAAGACCAAAGCCAAACCCAACGCAACCAAGACGCAAATGCAGACACACTAGCGCCGCCCATCCCAGCCAAAGCACATGACTTTGATGCACTA TTATCATCCCTCCCAGAAAAAATATCCTACTCAACCCTCAGCATCACCAGTCCAAAAGGCTTCACGGCCAAGCTACCGCGAAGAGAGTTATTCGATGTAAGGGTGCAGATTATGGccgaggatgacgacgatgaggTGGGAAAGGAGGCGTTGGCTGGGTTGGAT ACAACAGACCTCCGCCCAAACATCTACGAAGGCGGCTACAAAACCTGGGAATGCAGCCTAGACCTCGTGCGCTACCTTCTCGACCGCGGGCCCCGAAAAGACCTCGACGACCTCGTGCGCGTCGACCACGTTGTAGAAATGGGTTGCGGGAGCGCCTTGCCCTCATTACTACTTTTCCAGTACGCGCTCAGGAACGGGTTGGGCATGTATTTTACGCTGACGGATTATAATGCTGATGTGTTGAGGTTGGTTACTGTGCCGAATCTTGTGTTGGCGTGGCGGGCGGGGTTGGGGTTAGGGGAGCGGAGGGGCGTggttgctgctgctgctggtgaGGAGGGGGATGACGGTGTTGGAGATGACGGTGGGGAGTGGGAGGACGAAGGCGAGTTACGCATAACCCCCCATCTACTCACCGCGTTCAAGAAGAGTTTGGAGGAAAGGGGTATTACGATAACACTGATCTCTGGATCCTGGACCCCAGTTGCGGAGTTACTTCCCTTGATCCCGTCAACACCCGAGATGAACACTTTCATCCTGGGTTCTGAAACGATTTACAGTCCAGCGTCGCTTCAGGCGTTTACGGATGCCATTGTGGGACTCATGGGTAGGGTGAGGATGGGGAAGACGGTGGTGGCGGCCAAGCGGGTGTATTTCGGTGTTGGGGGCAGTGTGGATGGGTTTAGGGAGGAGTGTGCGAGGAGGGGGTGTGTGGGTGTTGAAGTGGAGTTTGAAGGTTTGGAAGAAGGGGTTCGGAGATGTTTGGTTGAAGTGCAGATGTATTGA
- a CDS encoding Nucleo-P87 domain containing protein, with translation MSAHARRLEHSLGSSWGEADYVSDEGGSFDSGSDGASELDLEDSDKEVVQERRALPTPRRHRNQQSPPVPTAQTKSTPVRKPTERKKTSQSQHLHSDKKGPRQHPFEPSFIMPSMDNSWSGFNLPPAQKPQRRKRRDTVPDRLSNASGIAPTSFKERRVDSHQEVSPWHYVSLFWENVLAPLIGHFLDVLSYALRYFIKPILGVLLGLGILAFSFRLASGMLRFTVSNVIMGPVCAIPGSSYLITACDTSYSSHHANFEEVTSVQSRFEDIVHAAKDTYSLPATIKNSELAIRDLRVLVRHSHLPSREALENEFNYFVLTANTASRELSRFNTQIGGASDRLVAANQWTMNVLSGIRDQDASTGIASRVIDQVVGTFVAGPPTLQERIYDQYIVHLGRNKEEITKLISKAQALLIILNSLDDRLEAILEIATRDDQTVTRNQEELLASLWTKLGGNRTNVAANAKALNLLSNISAYRKKAVMHVTQTLLKLQEIQDELENLREGVAAPEILGFRGDLPLEYHINAIGKGIERLQISRGEHMRVEAETYKKLMHAGEEGDDERREIGDGPTTITAKPR, from the coding sequence ATGAGCGCACATGCCCGGCGACTAGAACACAGCCTAGGGAGCAGCTGGGGCGAAGCCGACTACGTATCCGACGAAGGGGGTTCCTTTGATTCTGGAAGCGACGGCGCTAGCGAATTGGACTTGGAAGATTCGGACAAAGAAGTTGTACAAGAGCGTCGAGCGCTGCCAACACCAAGACGTCATCGTAACCAACAGAGTCCACCAGTACCTACAGCGCAGACAAAAAGCACACCAGTCAGGAAGCCGAcagaaagaaagaaaacaAGCCAGTCCCAGCATCTGCACTCTGACAAGAAGGGCCCCAGACAACATCCATTTGAGCCGAGCTTCATCATGCCTTCCATGGACAACTCATGGAGCGGGTTTAACCTGCCGCCCGCACAGAAGCCTCAGCGGCGAAAGCGAAGAGACACGGTACCGGACCGTCTATCCAACGCTTCAGGTATTGCTCCTACTTCTTTCAAGGAACGCCGTGTCGATAGCCACCAGGAAGTGAGCCCATGGCACTACGTAAGCCTCTTTTGGGAGAACGTCCTTGCGCCGTTGATTGGCCACTTTCTTGATGTATTATCCTATGCCTTGCGATACTTCATAAAACCCATCCTAGGCGTGCTGCTGGGCCTTGGTATTCTAGCCTTCAGCTTCAGGCTAGCCTCCGGCATGCTTCGCTTCACGGTTTCCAACGTAATCATGGGTCCAGTGTGTGCGATACCAGGCTCTTCATACCTCATCACAGCATGCGATACTTCTTATTCAAGCCACCACGCCAACTTTGAGGAAGTCACAAGTGTGCAAAGTCGCTTTGAAGATATTGTCCATGCAGCCAAGGATACCTACTCCCTACCTGCCACGATCAAAAATTCCGAGCTTGCAATCCGCGACCTGCGCGTCCTTGTCAGGCACTCTCATTTGCCAAGCCGCGAGGCATTGGAAAACGAATTTAATTACTTTGTTCTCACAGCCAATACAGCCTCTAGGGAGCTTTCTCGCTTCAATACCCAAATAGGCGGAGCTTCGGATCGCTTAGTCGCGGCGAATCAATGGACAATGAATGTTCTCTCCGGCATCAGGGATCAAGACGCATCCACTGGCATCGCCTCGCGGGTTATCGACCAGGTCGTTGGTACATTCGTAGCGGGACCACCAACTCTTCAGGAACGCATTTATGATCAATACATTGTCCACCTCGGCAGGAACAAGGAGGAGATCACGAAGCTCATCAGCAAGGCACAAGCTCTGCTCATTATCCTCAATAGCCTTGACGATCGCCTAGAGGCTATTCTCGAGATTGCGACACGCGACGACCAAACCGTTACACGCAATCAAGAGGAACTCTTGGCCTCTCTATGGACAAAGCTAGGTGGTAACCGGACCAACGTCGCAGCCAACGCAAAAGCCTTGAATCTTCTTTCCAACATTAGCGCTTACCGCAAGAAAGCTGTCATGCACGTTACTCAAACCCTGCTCAAGCTCCAGGAGATTCAGGACGAGTTGGAGAATTTGAGGGAGGGTGTTGCAGCACCTGAAATCCTGGGGTTTAGGGGTGATTTGCCGTTGGAGTACCATATTAATGCTATTGGAAAGGGCATAGAGAGGCTGCAGATCAGCCGAGGCGAACATATGCGTGTGGAGGCTGAAACATACAAGAAGCTCATGCATGCAGGCGAGGAGGGGGATGATGAAAGGAGGGAAATAGGCGATGGTCCGACGACTATTACCGCAAAACCTCGATAA
- a CDS encoding ThrS, Threonyl-tRNA synthetase, translated as MPPLRQLSVVLQALRKRPIEIAGTRKYARVFVRSCSCSALQQLQHTVTVSSEPPTNAQLNTTTAAPPAPPTDHRTLAQTHNLFITSPYSPGSPLILPNGAYVFQKLQSFLRAQYPQFGFQEVITPIIYKKSLWEKSGHWENYAEDMFSVQGRGTTAQIPEAEGGEDGEFGLKPMNCPGHCLLFRDEIKSYRDLPVRLADFSALHRNEISGALTGLTRVRRFHQDDAHIFCRPDQILAEIEQTLKFVAMVYRTFGLGPYKLLLSTRPKDNFIGTVEEWDRAEEQLTTALNNIGSEWAINEGDGAFYGPKIDIILKDSNGKEHQTATIQLDFQLPQRFDLQYQASPEELEAGSQTSMDAGLDPTLRRPVIVHRAIYGSIERFMALLIEHYVGKYPFWLSPRPAIILSLNNNAEVLEHVSRVQSVLSGLKAADPPSQVSTSSPKPLPLSTIQLPVDVDTSSRPLAKKIAEARSKKYNHIIVVGGNEVQTGSVNMQVVNQPNPEATFRELQEARGTEVTEKEQRKGANMSLNDARTYFERLANSFL; from the coding sequence ATGCCGCCATTGCGCCAGCTTTCCGTTGTACTGCAAGCCCTTAGAAAAAGGCCGATAGAAATAGCAGGGACGCGCAAGTATGCTCGTGTTTTTGTTAGGAGCTGTTCGTGCTCTGCGCTGCAGCAATTGCAGCACACGGTGACTGTCTCATCTGAACCACCCACCAATGCGCAACTGAACACTACGACTGCTGCTCCACCCGCACCTCCCACGGATCACCGAACGCTTGCGCAGACCCATAATCTGTTCATTACATCGCCGTACAGTCCCGGTTCGCCACTGATCCTCCCAAATGGCGCCTACGTGTTCCAGAAACTCCAGTCATTTCTTCGCGCGCAGTACCCACAGTTCGGCTTTCAAGAAGTCATCACGCCGATAATATACAAAAAGTCGCTATGGGAGAAGTCGGGACATTGGGAGAACTATGCTGAAGACATGTTCAGTGTCCAGGGACGAGGGACAACCGCGCAAATACCAGAAGCAGAGGgcggcgaggatggcgagtTTGGGCTGAAGCCAATGAACTGCCCAGGCCACTGCTTGCTGTTCAGGGATGAGATCAAGAGCTACAGGGACTTGCCAGTCAGGCTCGCAGACTTCAGCGCCTTACATCGGAACGAGATCTCAGGCGCACTTACGGGCCTGACGAGGGTCCGACGCTTTCATCAAGACGATGCGCACATCTTCTGTCGGCCAGACCAGATCTTGGCAGAAATTGAGCAGACACTCAAGTTTGTGGCTATGGTATATAGGACGTTTGGTCTGGGTCCCTACAAACTACTCTTATCGACCCGGCCAAAAGACAACTTCATTGGCACAGTAGAGGAATGGGATCGTGCAGAAGAGCAGCTCACTACAGCACTGAACAATATCGGAAGCGAGTGGGCCATCAACGAAGGAGACGGTGCCTTTTACGGCCCCAAGATCGACATCATCTTGAAAGATTCAAACGGCAAAGAGCACCAGACGGCCACCATACAGCTTGATTTCCAGTTGCCGCAGCGATTTGATCTGCAGTACCAAGCATCACCCGAAGAGCTAGAGGCAGGATCACAGACGTCCATGGATGCGGGCCTTGATCCCACACTCCGCCGGCCGGTCATTGTACATCGCGCCATCTACGGTTCCATCGAGCGCTTCATGGCTCTCCTGATCGAGCACTACGTCGGCAAGTATCCGTTCTGGCTCTCACCTCGTCCCGCAATCATTCTCTCCCTCAACAATAATGCTGAAGTCCTTGAACACGTGTCTCGCGTTCAGTCCGTGCTATCAGGTCTAAAGGCAGCAGACCCACCATCACAAGTATCAACATCCTCGCCAAAGCCTCTACCTCTATCAACAATCCAACTTCCTGTTGATGTTGATACCAGTAGTCGTCCGCTTGCGAAGAAGATTGCAGAGGCTAGATCGAAAAAGTACAATCATATTATCGTTGTTGGTGGCAACGAGGTACAGACTGGCAGTGTTAATATGCAGGTCGTGAATCAGCCCAATCCTGAGGCGACGTTCCGGGAGTTACAAGAGGCACGTGGAACAGAAGTTACTGAAAAGGAGCAACGGAAAGGAGCGAACATGTCGTTGAATGACGCTAGGACGTATTTCGAGCGATTAGCTAATTCCTTCCTATAA